TGCGTTGCTGCACATGGATTCGGCCCTTTCCCGCGTCCCGCGCATGGTGCCGATCGATCCACCGCGCGGCGGTCCCGGATTCACGCCCATGATGGCGCCGCCCACGGATGCCCGCCTGCGCATCGTGGTCGCGGACTTCAACAACACGACGGGCCGTCGCGATCTGACCGTCGTGGCCCGTGAGGCGTCGCGACAATTGCGCGATGCCATCGCGGACGACCGTTTCGACGTGGTCAACCGCGACATCACCGAGCGCGCCACCCGGATCGCGAGCGATCGCATGACGATGGGCTGGTCCCTGCGCGCCGACTACGTGGTGAGTGGCGTGATCACCACGCGCGGCGATTCGACGGTGCTGGTCACACTGCTCACCGACGTGCGCACGGGGCGATACTCGCGGGCCTTCGAAAGCGTGACGCCCACGAACGATCTCCATCGCAGCTTCGAGGCCGCGCAACGACAGGTGGTGGCGTGGCTGGACACGGCGGCGACCGTAGGCCCGCGGCGAGGCGGGGGGCGGTGATCGGGGCTTGGGTTTCAGACTGCTGATGTCTGAGGTCTGATGTCAGTAGGTCAGAACTGAGACGGCGATCGAATGATGAGAGATCAGACTGTGCTAGAGATGAGAAGTCTGAGCACTGGCGTCGACGGCGTGTCGTGAGCGCCACGGGCGTCATGGGCGCGCGGCGGGAGGTCGTGTGCACTACTGGCTTCGTGCGGGATTGCCGAGCAGGCGTCGACGAAATCCGAAGAGCATCATGCGGACCTCTTGCACCTCTTTGATGAGCACCGGACCAGAGGTGCCGAGTAAGCCCAGCGCGTCTCCGAGTTTGAGCTGGATCTCGAGCTCATTGCAGGATCCGACCGCGATCATCAATTGAGCAACAACGCGGCTGGCGGTGTCGTGCCCTGTTGCCTCCGCGACATTCAGCGTGATCGAATCGGCCGCCCGCAACATCTGCGAGCGCATACCAGGTGAGGCACGCGAGATCTCACGGGTGTATCGATCGGCGATGCGGTGCACCGCGACGCCGAGGCGAAAAGCGCGATCGACGACTTGAAGGCGAGCAGGATTGTGCGGCATTCCGGAACATCGCCTGACACCTCCAGCGATGCGTCACCACTTCTATGCACCTCGGATCATTCCGACGCGCCGTTGCGGTGTCCCCGCGCCCATGACGCCCGTGGCGCTCACGACACGTCGTCGACGCCAGTGCTCAGACCTCTCATCTCTAGCACAGTCTGATTTCTCATCATTCGATCGACGTCTCAGTTCTGACCTACTGATATCTGACCTCTGATTCTCCGACAATGCAAAACGGCGGTGGACCCAGTCCACCGCCGTTCCGCATTCCTTATTCGTCGGGCATCGTGAATGCCGTCGGCTCGAAGCTCGGCAGCAGCGACTCGAAGCTGGGCTCGAGTGGCTCCGGCAGCGGCTCCGGCTCGGGGAGCGTCTCGGAATCGACATCCACTTCCTGGTAGCGGTACATGCCCGTACCGGCCGGGATGAGATGACCGATGATGATGTTCTCCTTGAGCCCCAGCAGGTCGTCGCGCGAGCCACGGATGGCCGCGTCGGTGAGGACGCGCGTGGTTTCCTGGAAGGAAGCCGCCGACACGAACGACTGCGTGGTGAGCGAGGCCTTCGTGATGCCGAGGAGCAGC
The Gemmatimonas aurantiaca genome window above contains:
- a CDS encoding four helix bundle protein — encoded protein: MPHNPARLQVVDRAFRLGVAVHRIADRYTREISRASPGMRSQMLRAADSITLNVAEATGHDTASRVVAQLMIAVGSCNELEIQLKLGDALGLLGTSGPVLIKEVQEVRMMLFGFRRRLLGNPARSQ